One Neochlamydia sp. AcF84 DNA segment encodes these proteins:
- the folD gene encoding bifunctional methylenetetrahydrofolate dehydrogenase/methenyltetrahydrofolate cyclohydrolase FolD, which translates to MIINGKKIAQEIEQEIKVTLLNMHGRPPCLAVIIVGDHPASQIYVQRKTQACKNVGILSLKIHLPSSLSEKELLDKIHALNLNSTVDGILVQLPLPPHINPSLVNLAILPEKDVDGFHPFNVGKMLMGETDGFFPCTPLGIRALLARSQIEVAGRHVLIAGRSNIVGKPMAAMLMQNNSEGNATVTIVHSKTKKLDSLTSQADIIILAMGQPLFLKAEMIKEGVTVIDVGINKINDLSRPAGYRLVGDADFDHIKDKCAYITPVPGGVGPMTIAMLLSNTLKSYSKRLKPNLQKAQ; encoded by the coding sequence ATGATTATAAATGGAAAAAAAATTGCTCAAGAAATTGAACAAGAGATTAAAGTTACACTTTTAAATATGCATGGCCGTCCGCCATGCTTAGCTGTTATTATTGTGGGCGACCATCCAGCTTCTCAAATCTATGTCCAACGGAAAACCCAAGCTTGCAAAAACGTAGGAATTTTATCCTTAAAAATTCATCTACCCTCCTCGTTATCAGAAAAAGAGCTCCTCGACAAGATCCATGCTCTTAATTTAAATTCCACAGTCGATGGCATTCTTGTGCAATTACCTTTGCCACCTCACATTAACCCATCGCTTGTTAATTTAGCCATCTTACCAGAAAAAGATGTCGATGGATTTCATCCTTTTAACGTAGGCAAAATGTTAATGGGGGAAACGGATGGATTTTTTCCCTGCACGCCGCTAGGCATTCGTGCCCTTCTAGCCAGATCCCAGATAGAAGTAGCAGGACGCCATGTGTTAATTGCTGGCCGCAGCAATATCGTAGGAAAACCTATGGCCGCTATGTTAATGCAGAACAACTCTGAAGGTAATGCCACTGTTACCATCGTCCATAGTAAGACTAAAAAGCTAGATAGCTTAACCTCTCAAGCTGACATTATCATCTTAGCTATGGGACAACCTTTATTTCTTAAAGCAGAGATGATTAAAGAAGGGGTAACAGTGATTGATGTAGGAATAAATAAAATTAACGATTTAAGCCGTCCTGCCGGGTATAGGCTGGTGGGCGATGCAGACTTTGATCATATTAAAGACAAATGTGCCTATATTACTCCTGTACCAGGAGGAGTAGGGCCTATGACGATTGCTATGTTATTGAGCAATACTCTTAAGAGCTACTCTAAGCGATTGAAGCCAAACCTTCAAAAGGCTCAATAA
- a CDS encoding FAD:protein FMN transferase: protein MTINYRILIGHPLTASEKALVSNIIRNTFEEVNHIYNKWNPSSELSCLNRLKAGTVVSISAELEQLLNLTEKIVLLSEGRFDPTIEPLQALWKKHLEQGQIPSEGEILFVATKIGWNKIHFGQGKFYKDLDDIQIDLGGIAKGYCVDLLTDRLYEAGYTNLFVEWGGEIKTSGKHPQGRPWNIFISRLGNNNPENAIAKVSLRNQAIATSGDYFQSWTIETKKGDTAYPTITYFHIFDPARLTPLIITRENVASASVLAPSCALADGLATTALMFRSKKEAQRWADKITNDYPEIVFWIVSRQDLNE, encoded by the coding sequence ATGACGATTAACTATCGTATTCTCATTGGTCATCCGCTGACCGCATCAGAAAAAGCCCTTGTTTCTAATATTATCCGAAATACTTTTGAAGAGGTAAACCATATTTATAACAAATGGAATCCTTCCTCAGAGCTTTCTTGTCTTAATCGATTAAAAGCAGGTACTGTAGTATCCATTTCTGCCGAGCTTGAGCAACTATTAAATTTAACAGAAAAAATAGTTTTATTATCGGAAGGACGCTTTGACCCTACCATAGAACCTCTGCAAGCTCTGTGGAAAAAACATCTTGAGCAAGGACAAATTCCTTCTGAAGGCGAAATCTTATTTGTAGCTACTAAAATAGGATGGAATAAAATTCATTTTGGCCAAGGAAAATTTTATAAAGATTTAGACGATATTCAAATAGATCTTGGAGGAATCGCTAAAGGCTATTGCGTAGATTTACTTACCGATAGACTTTATGAAGCAGGCTATACCAATCTATTTGTGGAATGGGGGGGAGAAATAAAGACTAGCGGTAAGCATCCTCAAGGTAGGCCTTGGAATATTTTTATTAGCCGCTTGGGAAATAATAATCCAGAAAACGCTATTGCTAAGGTAAGTTTACGCAATCAAGCAATTGCTACCAGTGGGGATTATTTTCAAAGCTGGACGATAGAAACTAAAAAAGGCGACACTGCTTATCCAACTATTACCTATTTTCATATTTTTGATCCCGCTAGACTTACACCTCTCATCATAACGAGGGAAAATGTGGCTAGTGCAAGTGTTCTAGCCCCCTCTTGCGCACTAGCTGATGGATTAGCCACGACTGCCCTTATGTTCCGTTCTAAAAAAGAGGCCCAGCGCTGGGCAGATAAAATTACCAACGATTATCCCGAAATCGTGTTTTGGATTGTTTCCCGCCAAGATCTTAATGAATAG
- the recF gene encoding DNA replication and repair protein RecF (All proteins in this family for which functions are known are DNA-binding proteins that assist the filamentation of RecA onto DNA for the initiation of recombination or recombinational repair.) produces the protein MSSGLFLQKLYLRYFRRYEEATFHFTPTINTIVGPNAYGKTTILEAIQLLINGRSFRTQQISDMIQYGQKYFHIEACFIKQGIAQTLKIFYDGSERKIIHNSTVFSSVANLLGILQGVVLTPDSTSLIKGSPLLRRHFLDLQIAQIDPLYVHYLTRYIGAMRQRNALLKRNEMLAIQTWEQEMAGAAAYVTLQREQTIADLQKWGNGLYGMLTAETTPLSLEYKNSSRQIKDLQLLRQHYLQQWDKLRLREKEVGMTLYGPHRDDLLIKIGDREVRLFASEGQQRSCVMALRLAEWQRLRELSQELPLMLIDDIGVSLDTTRRQKLLIHLKTLGQVFITSTEEL, from the coding sequence TTGAGTAGTGGTCTTTTTCTTCAAAAGCTATATTTACGATATTTCCGTCGTTACGAGGAGGCCACTTTTCACTTTACCCCCACCATTAATACGATTGTAGGCCCTAATGCTTACGGTAAAACAACTATTTTAGAGGCGATACAATTGCTGATAAATGGTCGCTCTTTCCGTACCCAGCAAATTTCCGATATGATTCAATATGGGCAAAAGTATTTTCATATTGAAGCATGCTTTATTAAGCAAGGTATAGCGCAAACACTCAAAATTTTTTATGATGGCAGTGAACGAAAAATTATACATAATAGTACAGTTTTTTCGTCAGTAGCTAACTTATTAGGCATTTTGCAAGGAGTCGTCTTAACTCCTGATAGCACTTCTTTAATAAAAGGTTCTCCTTTATTGCGGCGACATTTTCTCGATCTGCAGATTGCCCAGATAGATCCTTTATATGTACATTATTTGACGCGCTATATAGGCGCTATGAGGCAACGTAATGCTTTATTAAAGAGGAACGAAATGCTTGCTATCCAAACTTGGGAGCAAGAGATGGCAGGAGCTGCGGCTTATGTGACTCTGCAAAGAGAGCAAACGATTGCAGACCTACAAAAATGGGGAAACGGATTGTACGGAATGTTAACTGCAGAGACTACCCCTTTGAGTTTGGAATACAAAAATAGTAGCCGCCAAATAAAGGATCTGCAGCTTTTGCGTCAACATTATCTGCAGCAATGGGATAAGCTTCGTTTACGCGAAAAAGAAGTGGGAATGACCTTATATGGCCCCCATCGTGATGATTTATTAATAAAGATAGGAGATCGCGAAGTACGTTTGTTTGCAAGTGAAGGGCAGCAGCGTAGTTGCGTCATGGCTCTTCGATTAGCGGAATGGCAGCGGCTACGGGAATTAAGCCAAGAACTGCCATTGATGCTGATTGACGATATAGGAGTTAGCTTAGATACTACACGCCGGCAAAAACTTTTGATCCACTTAAAAACTTTAGGGCAAGTTTTTATAACCTCCACCGAAGAACTTTGA
- the dnaN gene encoding DNA polymerase III subunit beta, translating into MKFVIATQELNYLINKCLNAVAQKSTIPILSNFLIEAINNELIITATDLTVGVRCFTEAKILEEGSTTLPAKRLAQLIRELTATNVEISTSANEITEINAQTSRFKLNGMNKNEFPALPNVTDAVHFKIKQKVLKDMLYRTAFAVSREDNRYVLTGVCLQVQGKTASFIGTDGKRLAKSQTTLNIDPSFQGTYVIPLKAVEEILKNLEEEGEAIVFLMQDKIAIKASNTTIISKLLSGEYPDVNRVIPSQTGITVNLHREELMTLLRQISLFAAENNHSVRFTFNEGELKLTANTMEIGEGKVSMPVNYKGEKLEIAFNPHFFLDILRHSKNETISLGITDPYNPGLISDFNDDQNEEEKEAEQNSLFVLMPMRLSED; encoded by the coding sequence ATGAAATTCGTCATAGCCACGCAAGAGCTTAATTATTTAATTAATAAGTGTCTTAATGCAGTAGCTCAAAAATCTACCATCCCTATCCTTTCCAACTTTTTAATCGAAGCTATTAATAATGAACTTATTATTACAGCTACGGATTTAACAGTAGGGGTCCGCTGCTTTACTGAAGCAAAAATTCTTGAAGAGGGGTCAACAACATTGCCTGCAAAGCGCTTGGCCCAGTTAATACGCGAGTTGACAGCAACCAATGTGGAAATTTCTACTTCAGCAAATGAAATCACTGAAATTAATGCCCAAACTTCGCGCTTTAAGTTAAATGGAATGAATAAAAATGAGTTTCCCGCCTTACCTAATGTGACAGATGCCGTGCATTTTAAAATTAAACAAAAAGTTTTGAAAGATATGCTTTACCGCACAGCTTTTGCAGTTTCTCGTGAAGACAATCGTTATGTGCTTACGGGAGTATGTTTGCAAGTGCAGGGAAAAACAGCTTCCTTTATTGGAACGGATGGAAAGCGCTTAGCAAAATCCCAAACTACCCTTAATATCGATCCATCTTTCCAAGGTACTTATGTGATTCCACTTAAGGCGGTAGAGGAAATTCTTAAAAATCTGGAAGAAGAGGGCGAAGCTATAGTGTTTTTAATGCAGGACAAAATTGCTATCAAAGCTTCTAATACGACGATTATTAGTAAACTATTATCAGGGGAGTATCCTGATGTTAACCGTGTCATTCCTTCTCAAACTGGGATAACCGTTAATCTCCACCGTGAAGAATTGATGACTTTATTGCGCCAGATTTCCCTTTTTGCTGCAGAAAATAATCATTCCGTTCGTTTTACTTTTAACGAAGGGGAGTTGAAATTGACAGCCAACACGATGGAAATAGGAGAAGGTAAAGTAAGTATGCCGGTAAATTATAAAGGGGAGAAGTTAGAAATTGCTTTTAACCCTCATTTCTTTTTAGATATTTTGCGTCATAGTAAAAATGAAACTATTTCTCTTGGAATTACCGATCCTTATAATCCTGGCTTGATTAGTGACTTTAATGATGATCAAAATGAAGAAGAAAAAGAAGCAGAACAAAATTCGCTGTTTGTACTAATGCCGATGCGCTTGAGTGAAGATTAG
- the smpB gene encoding SsrA-binding protein SmpB produces the protein MNNKSSDLVSNKRAFHHFEILETFEAGIALEGTEIKSLRDNGGSLQESYIKVINREAWLIGSHIAPYKYGNIHNHLETRDRKLLLHKREIFKLRESVQEKGLTIVALALYLKEGKVKAKIAIAKGKKSADKREAIKERDEKRYMQKMLKSR, from the coding sequence ATGAATAATAAATCTTCCGATCTCGTATCTAATAAACGCGCTTTCCATCATTTTGAAATCCTCGAAACCTTTGAAGCAGGTATTGCCCTAGAAGGCACGGAAATCAAATCGCTAAGAGATAATGGGGGGAGCCTGCAAGAATCTTATATCAAAGTGATTAACAGGGAAGCATGGCTTATTGGATCCCATATTGCTCCTTATAAGTATGGCAACATTCACAATCATCTGGAAACTCGTGATCGCAAGCTTCTTTTACACAAACGAGAGATCTTTAAACTACGCGAGAGCGTGCAGGAAAAAGGTTTAACGATTGTAGCCCTGGCCCTTTATTTAAAAGAGGGAAAAGTGAAAGCAAAAATTGCTATTGCTAAAGGAAAAAAGTCTGCTGATAAACGAGAAGCCATTAAAGAAAGAGACGAAAAACGCTATATGCAAAAAATGCTGAAAAGCCGTTAA
- a CDS encoding 23S rRNA (pseudouridine(1915)-N(3))-methyltransferase RlmH: MLRLKIISIGKTKEEWLNDAIQEYVKRLSSILKFEFVEARNNEHLQELILKEKRVICLDAAGRLFDSEKFASFLQVQFIEGGSRLTLVIGGASGLPEKIKLSYPCLSLSPLTMTHQIIRLVLIEQVYRAFEIAKGTPYHK; the protein is encoded by the coding sequence ATGCTTAGACTGAAAATTATTTCTATTGGTAAAACAAAAGAAGAATGGCTCAATGACGCCATCCAAGAATATGTTAAACGTCTATCCTCTATTTTAAAATTTGAATTTGTAGAAGCTAGAAATAATGAGCACCTCCAAGAACTCATTTTAAAAGAAAAGCGAGTGATCTGTTTGGATGCGGCAGGCAGGCTTTTCGATAGCGAAAAATTTGCCAGCTTCCTGCAGGTGCAATTTATAGAAGGTGGCTCGCGCTTAACTTTAGTTATCGGGGGAGCAAGTGGATTGCCAGAGAAAATCAAACTTTCCTATCCTTGCCTTAGCCTCTCCCCTTTAACCATGACTCATCAAATCATTAGATTAGTACTCATAGAACAAGTCTATCGTGCTTTTGAAATTGCTAAAGGCACTCCTTACCATAAATAA
- the acpS gene encoding holo-ACP synthase, which produces MIRGIGIDIIEVARIEANIHKYGQKFLDRVFTEEEQKYCQSFRQPSKNFAGRFAAKEAVVKALGTGLTGGLSWTDLAILNNEQGKPYLALTDTFKKHFKNPLIHISISHCQAYATATAIWEE; this is translated from the coding sequence ATGATTCGTGGCATTGGTATTGACATTATTGAAGTGGCTCGTATTGAGGCAAACATACATAAGTATGGCCAAAAGTTTCTTGATAGGGTTTTTACCGAAGAAGAGCAAAAATATTGCCAATCCTTCCGGCAACCGAGTAAAAACTTTGCAGGTAGATTTGCTGCTAAGGAGGCGGTTGTAAAAGCATTAGGTACAGGCTTAACTGGAGGCCTGAGTTGGACAGATCTTGCTATCCTCAATAATGAACAAGGTAAACCCTATCTTGCTCTTACAGACACCTTCAAAAAACATTTCAAAAACCCTCTTATTCATATATCCATTAGCCATTGTCAAGCATACGCGACTGCCACAGCTATTTGGGAAGAATGA
- a CDS encoding leucine-rich repeat domain-containing protein, translating into MNPSPSISIESLPNEMLTHILKYCATPSLSSVCRKWRDLLANDSEIMRSIYKQIVEIHVPRGNVREHAVILNKIYKLDNELLPGQKVKAIFKQIFTLAKPLSPLRWKDYPKENIYFTSANYSSYVVNISRLLMWNKLPGGKKYLDQQRIKHLPIARKGELFKGWIERYGKDIKNLSLAGTGLTFLPPEIGQLSQLQALYLNDTQLTILPAEIGQLLQLQRLELADNHLTTLPSEIGLLSQLRKLDLNNNKLTFLPAEIGQLSQLQALGLDHNQLTSLPIEIGQLSQLRKLGLADNHLTTLPAEIGLLSQLQTLDLNRNQLTSLPAEIWQLSQLQVLNLNDNKLTNLPTEIGQLSQLKALGLNNNQLTTLPAEIGQLSQLQRLGLDHNQLTSLPPEIGLLSQLQLLRLLNNHLTTLPAEIGKLSQLQALGLNDNQIDTLPAEIGLLSQLQTLDLNRNQLTSLPAEIWQLSQLQVLNLNDNKLTNLPAEIGRLSQLSKLYLDSNQLTSLPVEIWQLSQLQALDLSSNQLTSLPTKIEQLSQLQVLNLSHNKLTSLPTEIWYLSQLRALGLNNNQITTLPAGIGLLSQLKKLYLKDNQLTTLPVEIGQLLQLQDLDLKSNQFTNLPAEIWQLSQLQYLYLDGNQLTTLPSEICQLSQLQVLGLSSNRLTALPAEIGQLSQLQVLNLNNNKLTTLPTEIEQLSQLQVLRLSSNQLTSLPVEIGQLSQLQVLNLNNNQLNTLPTEMGYLSQLSKLYLDSNQLTSLPVEIRQLSQLQELGLSNNQLTSLPVEMKGLTALKKLQVNGNPLQSIPDEIRERFCL; encoded by the coding sequence GTGAATCCTAGTCCTTCTATCAGCATTGAAAGTCTACCTAATGAGATGCTCACACACATTTTGAAGTATTGCGCCACACCTTCTTTATCTAGCGTGTGCAGAAAATGGCGTGATCTTTTAGCTAATGATAGTGAAATAATGCGATCTATCTATAAGCAAATAGTTGAGATTCATGTCCCTCGAGGAAATGTTAGGGAGCATGCTGTTATCTTAAACAAAATTTATAAGCTAGATAATGAGCTTCTTCCAGGACAAAAGGTAAAAGCAATCTTTAAACAAATCTTTACTCTAGCTAAACCTCTCTCACCACTAAGATGGAAAGATTACCCTAAAGAAAATATATATTTCACATCAGCTAATTACTCCTCTTATGTGGTAAATATTAGTCGCCTGTTGATGTGGAATAAACTCCCTGGGGGAAAGAAATACTTAGATCAACAAAGAATCAAGCACTTGCCTATAGCAAGAAAAGGAGAACTTTTTAAAGGATGGATTGAAAGATATGGCAAAGACATTAAAAACTTAAGTTTAGCAGGAACAGGATTGACTTTTTTACCTCCTGAAATAGGACAATTATCTCAGCTGCAAGCCCTTTACCTAAACGATACCCAGCTGACCATTCTTCCTGCAGAGATAGGACAACTCTTGCAGCTGCAAAGGCTTGAGTTAGCCGATAATCACCTTACTACCCTTCCTTCAGAGATAGGGCTACTGTCTCAGCTGCGAAAGCTTGACTTAAACAACAACAAACTTACTTTCCTTCCAGCAGAGATAGGGCAGCTATCTCAGCTACAAGCGCTTGGCTTAGACCACAACCAGCTTACCTCTCTTCCGATAGAGATAGGGCAGCTATCTCAGCTGCGAAAGCTTGGCTTAGCCGATAATCACCTTACTACCCTTCCTGCAGAGATAGGTTTACTGTCTCAGCTGCAAACGCTTGATTTAAATAGAAACCAGCTTACCTCTCTTCCGGCAGAAATATGGCAGCTGTCTCAGCTGCAAGTACTTAATTTAAATGACAACAAACTTACCAACCTTCCTACAGAGATAGGGCAGCTATCACAGCTAAAAGCGCTTGGCTTAAATAACAACCAGCTCACTACCCTTCCGGCAGAGATAGGACAGCTATCTCAGCTGCAAAGACTTGGCTTAGATCACAACCAGCTTACCTCCCTTCCTCCAGAGATAGGACTACTGTCTCAGCTGCAATTGCTTCGCTTACTCAACAACCACCTCACCACCCTTCCTGCAGAAATAGGGAAGCTCTCTCAGCTGCAAGCACTTGGCCTAAATGACAACCAGATCGATACCCTTCCTGCAGAGATAGGTTTACTGTCTCAGCTGCAAACGCTTGATTTAAATAGAAACCAGCTTACCTCTCTTCCGGCAGAAATATGGCAGCTGTCTCAGCTGCAAGTACTTAATTTAAATGACAACAAACTTACCAACCTTCCTGCAGAGATAGGGCGTTTATCCCAGCTCAGTAAACTTTACTTAGACAGCAACCAGCTTACCTCTCTTCCGGTAGAGATATGGCAGCTGTCTCAGCTGCAAGCGCTTGATTTAAGTAGCAACCAGCTTACCTCTCTTCCGACAAAGATAGAGCAGCTCTCTCAGCTACAAGTACTTAATTTAAGCCACAACAAACTTACCTCCCTTCCTACAGAGATATGGTATCTATCACAGCTACGAGCGCTTGGCTTAAACAACAACCAGATTACTACCCTTCCTGCAGGGATAGGGCTACTGTCTCAGCTGAAAAAACTTTACTTAAAGGATAACCAGCTTACTACCCTTCCGGTAGAAATAGGGCAGCTATTGCAACTACAAGATCTCGACTTAAAAAGTAACCAGTTTACCAATCTTCCTGCAGAGATATGGCAGCTCTCTCAGCTGCAATACCTTTACTTAGACGGCAACCAACTTACCACTCTTCCTTCAGAGATATGTCAGCTATCTCAGCTGCAAGTGCTTGGATTAAGCAGCAACCGGCTCACCGCACTTCCGGCAGAGATAGGGCAGCTATCTCAGCTGCAAGTACTTAACTTAAACAACAACAAACTTACCACCCTTCCTACAGAGATAGAGCAGCTTTCTCAGCTACAAGTGCTTCGTTTAAGTAGCAACCAACTTACCTCTCTTCCGGTAGAGATAGGGCAGCTGTCTCAGCTGCAAGTACTTAACTTAAACAACAATCAGCTTAACACTCTTCCTACAGAGATGGGGTATTTATCCCAGCTCAGTAAACTTTACTTAGACAGCAACCAGCTTACCTCCCTTCCGGTAGAGATAAGGCAGCTATCACAGCTACAAGAGCTTGGATTAAGCAACAACCAACTTACCTCCCTTCCTGTAGAAATGAAGGGGCTGACTGCTTTAAAAAAGCTCCAGGTGA